From the genome of Triticum aestivum cultivar Chinese Spring chromosome 3B, IWGSC CS RefSeq v2.1, whole genome shotgun sequence, one region includes:
- the LOC123066008 gene encoding uncharacterized protein, whose protein sequence is MGHLTPPPPVKIRSVEPKGRTPPSTVPDPYWNTDHVMAWRHFRLPTPIYVRVDRSGVYHSYPELPGRPFQSFDAIASALHTYARGSSTDTSKETNKERLIRESLEWSDGTRKVATSSKIAEREIKNVHRLVKALLDKKHDDEDFEYELKDIVHWQLISEGPNAWYYHLNITMKTKGADDDAGSVNLFFAEVTRHQSDMPGYFLSSFCRIDPNSKDVHCHGCTNNGSIHLKHPPTHFDCGHTDLSLGYDACNDEVCRDAQNKEDDDEEEELREEEERIRESFDYLDDVEFMEKLRKKRAELLALHSKIQEDEETTCKD, encoded by the exons ATGGGGCACCTCACACCACCCCCGCCGGTAAAGATCAGATCCGTTGAGCCAAAAGGGCGGACGCCACCTTCCAC GGTTCCCGATCCTTATTGGAACACCGACCATGTTATGGCCTGGAGGCATTTCCGTTTGCCTACACCAATCTACGTCAGAGTGGATCGTTCAGGAGTCTATCACTCATATCCAGAGCTGCCAGGTCGGCCGTTCCAGAGCTTTGATGCAATTGCAAGTGCTCTCCATACCTATGCTCGTGGCAGTAGCACTGACAC GTCCAAGGAAACAAATAAGGAGCGTCTTATACGTGAATCTCTTGAGTGGTCAGATGGTACGAGGAAGGTCGCCACAAGTTCGAAAATAGCTGAGAGGGAAATTAAGAATGTGCACAGACTGGTTAAAGCTTTACTGGACAAGAAGCACGACGATGAG GATTTCGAGTATGAACTCAAAGATATTGTGCATTGGCAATTAATCTCTGAAGGTCCCAATGCATGGTACTACCATCTCAATATCACTATGAAAACTAAAGGAGCTGATGATGATGCGGGCAGTGTCAATCTATTCTTCGCTGAAGTCACACGTCATCAGAGCGATATGCCAGGATATTTTCTCAGCAGTTTCTGCAGAATTGACCCTAACAGCAAGG ACGTTCACTGCCATGGTTGTACGAACAATGGAAGTATTCATCTGAAGCACCCCCCTACTCATTTTGATTGCGGCCACACTGATCTCTCCCTTGGTTATGATGCATGTAACGATGAGGTGTGCCGCGACGCCCAAAACAAG GAAgacgacgatgaagaagaagaactgAGAGAAGAGGAGGAAAGGATAAGAGAGTCCTTTGAT TACCTTGACGATGTGGAATTTATGGAGAAACTCCGCAAGAAACGTGCTGAGCTCTTAGCCTTACATTCCAAAATCCAG GAGGATGAAGAAACGACATGTAAAGACTGA